One genomic segment of Ignavibacteriota bacterium includes these proteins:
- a CDS encoding translation initiation factor IF-3, with translation MAQEKQRVNEEIRHPEVRLLGPDNQQLGIYTSFNALKKAQEQGLDLIEIAPQAKPPVCKIIDFGKYQYELQKKEKIQKKKQHVTVLKEIRLHPNTDTHDFEFKSRHAEKFLSEGNKVKVSVIFKGRELAYKDHGKELLVKFIESLGEVSTVEHEIKFEGKAMHAILQPKKIKSKKTK, from the coding sequence ATCGCTCAAGAAAAACAGCGCGTTAATGAAGAAATAAGACATCCAGAAGTAAGATTGCTTGGACCGGATAACCAGCAATTAGGAATTTATACTTCATTTAATGCACTAAAAAAAGCTCAAGAACAAGGTTTGGATTTAATTGAAATTGCTCCTCAAGCAAAACCACCGGTTTGTAAAATTATTGATTTTGGAAAATATCAATATGAATTACAGAAAAAGGAGAAAATTCAAAAGAAGAAACAACATGTTACAGTGTTAAAAGAAATTAGATTGCATCCTAATACTGATACACATGATTTTGAATTCAAATCCAGACATGCAGAAAAATTTCTTAGCGAAGGAAATAAAGTTAAAGTTTCTGTTATTTTTAAAGGAAGAGAACTTGCCTACAAAGATCACGGAAAAGAATTATTAGTAAAATTTATTGAAAGTTTAGGTGAAGTTTCAACTGTTGAGCATGAAATTAAATTTGAAGGAAAAGCAATGCATGCTATTCTTCAGCCAAAAAAAATAAAAAGTAAAAAGACAAAATAA
- the rpmI gene encoding 50S ribosomal protein L35: MPKMKSNRGASKTFRKTGSGKIKRNKAFKSHILTKKSTKTKRGLRKATLVSDADFKRVKTMIQ; the protein is encoded by the coding sequence ATGCCAAAAATGAAAAGTAATAGAGGAGCTTCTAAAACTTTTAGAAAAACCGGTTCCGGAAAAATTAAAAGAAACAAAGCTTTTAAATCTCATATTCTTACCAAAAAAAGTACAAAAACAAAACGAGGTTTAAGAAAAGCTACACTTGTTTCTGATGCTGATTTCAAACGCGTAAAAACAATGATTCAATAA